Below is a genomic region from Sinorhizobium meliloti.
GGCTTCCGAGGATTGCCGCGTCAGCCGGTCGACGATCATCTGCGCGAGAGCCTCGACGGAGGCGGCGATAGGCTGTCCCGAGCCGTCCTTGGTGCGGGCGGCGATCTCGAGGCCCAGGCGTGCGGCCTCGCCGTTCCACTGCGCCTGCCGACCGAGAACATGCATCGCGTCCGAGGGGGTGAGCCCGCAGATATGCACCAGCCCGCGCGCCACGAGCCGGTCGAGCGTCGCCTTCTGCGGCGTGCTGACGAGAAGGTCCGCAAGCGCCACCGGCGCCATGCCGATGCGGCCGTAGAGTGCCTGCTCCTGCGGCTGAAGCCCGCTCGCCAGATGGTCGGGCAAGCCGGTGCGGACCGCCAGGCGGCCATCGTGACGGCCGGCATGGGGCGCCCGCAACTGCTTTTCGAGCACCGACAGGACCGCGTCGCCATGCAGCGCCGCGGCGAGGCTCAGGGGCAGGAACCGGCGCGGCCCCAGATCGAGCCTGGCCTTGAGACCGCGATCGTTGATCTTTACCTCGGAGTCGCCGCCGAGGCCGTAGGTGCGCATGGCGACCGCCTCGACCATGGTACGAAAGCCTCCGACGACCGCGCCCTCGGCATCGAGCCGCGGGCGGCCTTTTTCGAGTACGGCTACGTCGGTCGTCGTGCCGCCGATATCGGAGACGATCGCGTTGTCCAAGCCGGTCAGATAGCGAGCGCCGACGAGGCTCGCGGCCGGTCCGGAGAGGATCGTCTCGATCGGGCGCAGCCGCGCTTCGGCGGCCGAGATCAGGGCACCGTCGCCGCGCACCACCATCATCGGCACGTCGATGCCGCGGGCCTTGAGGAAATCCTCGCAGGAACCGATCAGCCGGTCGATCATCGAGACGAGGCGCGCATTCAGAAGCGTCGTCAGCGCCCGGCGCGGGCCGCCGAGCTTGGAGGAAAGCTCATGGCTGCAGGTGACCGGCAGGTGCGAGACCTCGCGGATGCGATCGCGCACGCGCTTCTCGTGGTCCGGGTTGCGCACGGCGAAATAACCGGCGATCGCGAAGGACGACACCTGGGAGCTGAGGTCCGGAAGCGTTTCGTCGAGCGCACTCATGTCGAGCGGCGTTTCGCCGCCATGGACGTTGTGGCCGCCGGGAAGGAAAAGAACGGGATCGGACCCGAGCGCTTCCTGAAGACCGTCGCGCTTCAGGTCTTCCGGACCGAAGCCGATCATGATCAGGCCAGCACGGCCGCCCTGGCCTTCGACCAGCGCATTGGTGGCAAGCGTCGTCGAGAGCGACACGAGGCTGATCGCCGAAACCGGTACCCTCGCCTTCGCGAGCACCGTTTCCACGGCGCCTGAAACGCCCTCGGCCAGATCGTGACGGGTCGTCAGCGCCTTGGCCTTGGCGACGACGCCGGTCGCTTCGCTGAAGAGGACGGCGTCGGTATAGGTGCCGCCGGTGTCGATGCCGAGGAGAAGATGCGGGGTCAATTTCTGCTCAGTCCAATGGTGAGGGGTCCGGAAGGGTCTGTCCGGTGATAGGACATATTTTTAGAAAAAACCATCGCGCGACAGCGACGTTTCCGTGTCTGATGGCGGGCGTATCCCGCCAACCGGAGACCTACTTGACCCTTGCCGACACCTTCATCGGCAAGCCGCCCCTCGGCTGCGTCGTCAGCCTTTGCACAGGCCAGGGATGCGTCTCGTCCGTCAGATCGAAGCGGAAGCGGTGCATGAGCACGGCAAGCGCGATCACCGCCTCCTGCAGCGCGAAGGTCGCGCCGATGCAGACGCGCGGGCCGGCGCCGAAGGGCAGGTACTGGAAGCGGTTTATCTTGTCCCGGTTTTCCGGAAGGAAGCGCTCCGGCATGAAGGCGCGGGGTTTCTGCCAGTAGAGCGCGTGCCGGTGGAGCGTCCAGGGCATGACCAGCACCGATATTCCCTTGCGGATCGGCACGCGCTCGCCTTCCGGGGATGTCCACGCATCCTCCTCGATCGCGGCCCGGTTGATGGATGGCGCCGGCGGATAGAGCCTCAACGCCTCCTCGAAGGCGGCAAGCACATGCGGCATGCGCCCGAGCCAGTCGACCGGATCGGCGCCGCTTGCAAGAACCGAATCGATCTCCTGCTCCATCGTCTCGCGGTAGGCGGGCGTATTGGCGACGCAATAGAAGCACCAGGCGAGCGCCCGTGCGGTCGTCTCGTGGCCGGCGCCGATGAAGGTGAGAATATTGTCCTCGATCTCGGAGGTCGAAAGTCCATCCGGACCTTCCAGCTGCAGAAGCAGGGTCAGGAAGTCGTTCGGGACGTCGCCGGGCGCTTCCGTCGTCCGTCGCCGGCGCAGAGACATCGTCTCGGAAACGACGCCGCGAAAACGGTCGAGCACCTTCCGGCCGCCGATGCGGGTCAGCCGCGGAACCCAGCTCGGCGCAACCAGGAGGTCCATCGGATCGACGCGCCCCATTCGATGCAGCAATTCCTCGACATTGGCGGCGAAGCCCTGCTTTTCGACGGCGATTTCGCCGGAAAAGAGCGTCTCGGCCAGGATCTCGAAGGTGAGTTCCGTCATGTCCACGGCGACATTGGTGACGAAGGGCTCCGATGAAGCGCCCGCGTAGCGGTCAACGAAGGCCTCGCAAACGCGAAGCATCTGGCCGGCAAAGCCTTGTGCGTGCCTTGGCGTGAAAACCGGCGCCATCGCCTTGCGCGACCGTTTCCAGACCTCGCCTTCCGCCGTCAGGAGGCCGTCGCGCAGGATCGGGCGCAGGATCAGCCGCCGAACATTCGACATTTCGTAGTTGGCGGCGTTCTCGACGAGGATGTAGCGGATGAGGCCTGGATCGTTGACGATAAGCGTCCGCTGATTGATGAACTTCGTCTCGATCCAGGGAAGCGTGTATGAAGGCTCGCCCCAGAGCTCGAGCGGGTTTCGCAGAACCGTGCGGATGATCTCGAGCCGCGAGGGAATGCCGGTGCGCGGCACGGGCGCGGGCGGCTCGAACGGCTCCGGTCGCGTATCCATGTGAATGCCTTCCTAGAGCACTTCCAGGAAAAGTGTGCAGCGGTTTTCCGTCCGGAATGTGGAATGCTCTTGTCTGCGTACCGTTCCAGTTTTTTACGGCGCAATCAAGAAATGCTTCACGTGAATCGCGATGATTCCGGGCGACAAAGGATCACAACAGGCTTTCGAGCTCTGCCAGTTTGTCGTTGACGAGCCAGCCGTAATAGTTCTCCTCCGGCCAGTGGACCTCGCCCCCCTGGTTCTTCGCGGCAAGCGCGGCCGCACGGGCATCCGGATTGCCGACATTATAGAGCGTTGCCGTCAGGCCCGGATTGCCGGAGATATCCATGCCGGCGATCGTGCGATAGGCGTCGATCGAATGCCGGATGGAGGCGGCCATATAGGCAAGCGACACGTCCGGGTCCATGATCGCCTCATAGACGCCGGCGGCATTGCTTTCATCGAGGCGCTCATAGCCGGAGACGCGCGAGACCATATCCGTCAGCATCAATGCGGTCAGCGGATTGATCTGGCCGAGACCGAAGGTCTGCCCGGCGAAGAACGGCTGGAAGAAGACGGCACTGAAGCGGTTGTTCGGGAAGGATTTGCCGGCCACCGTATGGCCGCGGAACTGGCTGTCCCAGACCCGCTCGCGGCAGCTCCAGAGCGCGTAGGAGCCTTTCTTGCCGGCGCATTCGGCAAATTCGGGCCGCTCGACGAATTCGGCGATGGACTCGCCCTCATGGCCGAACTGGAAGCTGTCGCCCGCATAGGCGGCCGCCTTGACGTAATAGGATTGCAGCCGGTCATAGGCGTCGACATTGTAGGTGTGTTCGCCGACGATCGCCCCGACCATGTGGATGGGCGCGATGCCGTAGGCGCCCGCGACCGACTTGATCTTGCCGACGAGGCTGCGGTCGGTGGCGAGAAGCTCGCGCACCTTCTCGTATTTCGCGTCGAAGGATGTGCGGCCGGCCTTGGTGCGGCGCACCGAGGCGCCGGGAACGCCCGGCTGCTCGACGTGGCGATTGCCCTGCGGGACGATGAGTATCCCGCTCGCAGCCGAAGGCCCGGCAGCGAGGCAAAATGTGAAGATCACGAGCATGCAGGCGGTAAGGCGCACGATCTGTTTTCCTGTAGAACTCTTCCAAGAACCGGCGGATCCCGCCCGTTCGGCGGCGCCCCTAAGGCAAGATCATGTCGGAATGATGCCTTAATTCTTAACGGCTCTGATCGGTCTAGAAAAAATGAAGGCGCCTGTCGAGTGACAGGCGCCCCACAATTCGGTGATCGGCTGCTCCCGGCGCCGTGCCGGGTCAGAGGATCGCGTCAGAGGATATAGCGCGACAGGTCGGTATTGGCCGCGAGATCGCCGACATGCCGGCGAACGTACTCGGCGTCGATCGTGACGCCCTGGCCGCCCCGATCGGGCGCGTTGAAGGAGACGTCGTCGAGCACCCGCTCCATCACGGTCTGCAGGCGACGCGCGCCGATGTTCTCGACATTGGCGTTGAGCTGGACCGCGACCTCCGCCAGCGCATCGATCGCGTCCTCGGTGAAGTCGAGGGCAACACCCTCGGTCTCGAGCAGCGCCTTGTACTGGCGGATGAGGCTCGCCTCCGTCTCGGTCAGGATGCGGCGGAAATCCTCCTTGGTGAGGGCCCGAAGCTCGACGCGGATCGGCAGGCGCCCCTGCAGCTCCGGCAAAAGATCCGACGGTTTGGCGACGTGGAACGCGCCGGAGGCGATGAAGAGGATGTGATCGGTCTTCACCGGCCCGTATTTCGTCGCCACAGTCGTGCCTTCGACCAGCGGCAGGAGGTCGCGCTGCACGCCTTCGCGCGACACGCCGGCACCGATGCCGCCTTCGCGGGTGGCGATCTTGTCGATCTCGTCGAGGAAGACGATGCCGTCGTTTTCCGCCGCCGCCACCGCCTCTCGCTGGATCTGCTCGTTGTCGAGCAGCTTGTCGGACTCGTCGTTGACCAGGAGCGCATAGGAGTCCTTGACCGTCGTCTTGACCTTCTTGGTCCTGCCGCCGAGTGCCTTGCCGAACATTTCCGAGAGGTTGAGGACGCCGATATTGGCGCCCGGCATTCCCGGGATCTCGAAGGCGCCGCCGGGCGAGCCGGCTTCGGCGACATCGACCTCGATCTCCTTGTCGTCGAGTTCGTTGGCGCGCAGCTTCTTGCGGAAGGAATCGCGGGTTGCCGGCGAGGCGGTGGTGCCGACCAGCGCGTCGAGAACGCGCTCCTCGGCGTTCTGATGAGCCTTCGCCTTCACTTCGGCGCGCCTTTTCTCCCGCACGAGGCTGATGCCGACCTCCACGAGATCGCGCACGATCTGCTCCACGTCGCGGCCCACATAGCCGACCTCCGTGAATTTCGTGGCCTCCACCTTGACGAAGGGCGCGCCGGCGAGCTTGGCGAGACGACGGGAAATCTCCGTCTTGCCGACGCCGGTCGGACCGATCATCAGGATATTCTTGGGCATGACCTCGTCGCGCAGCTCGTCGTCGAGCTGCTGGCGGCGCCAGCGGTTGCGCAGCGCAATGGCAACCGCGCGCTTCGCGTCCTTCTGTCCGATGATGTAGCGGTCGAGCTCCGACACGATTTCCCTGGGTGAAAAGTTGCTCATCGATTCCTCTCAAATTCCGTCCGCTTGAGCTCCATCAGGAGGGTTCGACCGGACTCGTCTATCCATTCGCCAAAAGGTACGAAACCGGCCTTCGCATAGGCTCGGACGGCGCGGCGGTTGCCGGCGTCGGGGTCGATGACGATGCGCGCGGCGCCGCTTTCGAACAGTCTTGCGGCAAAGGCTCTGAGCGCCATGGCGGCGACGCCTTTGCCTGTCATTTCGGGCGGGCCGATGAAGATGTCGACGCCGGGCGTGTCGCCCGACAGGTCCTTGGCCCAGGGCTCCTCGTCATATTCCGACGGGACCCAGGACTGGATATAGCCGGCCGGCTCCCCCTTCACACGAAAGACGAAACCGTCGACCTCACCCTTCGCACAACCGTCCCGTATCAGCCCGAGTTCCACATCGGGATCGCCCCACCACTGCCGGACATGCGGCTCGGAAAGCCAGGCGAGGAGCATCGGCAGGTGGCCCTCGGCCACCGGCTCGAAGCTGACCTCTGCCGGCTCATTCCGCATCCAGCGTCTCCACGACGACGTTGTGGTTGGTGTAGACGCAGATGTCGCCGGCGATTTCCAGCGCGCGGCGGGCGATCTCCTCGGCCGACTTGTCGCTGTCCATGAGCGCCCGTGCCGCGGCAAAAGCATAGTTGCCGCCCGACCCGATGGCGATCGTCCCGTGCTCGGGCTCGAGAACGTCGCCGTTGCCGGTGATCGCCAGCGTCACCGTCCGGTCGGCAACCAGCATCATCGCCTCAAGATTGCGCAGATACTTGTTGGTACGCCAGTCCTTGGCGAGCTCTACGGCCGCCCGCATCAGCTGGTCGGGATATTGCTCAAGCTTCGCCTCCAGCCGTTCCAGAAGCGTGAAGGCGTCCGCCGTCGCGCCGGCGAAGCCTGCAATCACGTCGCCCTTCGACAGGCGGCGGACCTTGCGGGCATTGCCCTTCATAACCGTCTGGCCGAGGCTCACCTGGCCATCGCCCGCCATAACCACTT
It encodes:
- a CDS encoding cytochrome P450 is translated as MDTRPEPFEPPAPVPRTGIPSRLEIIRTVLRNPLELWGEPSYTLPWIETKFINQRTLIVNDPGLIRYILVENAANYEMSNVRRLILRPILRDGLLTAEGEVWKRSRKAMAPVFTPRHAQGFAGQMLRVCEAFVDRYAGASSEPFVTNVAVDMTELTFEILAETLFSGEIAVEKQGFAANVEELLHRMGRVDPMDLLVAPSWVPRLTRIGGRKVLDRFRGVVSETMSLRRRRTTEAPGDVPNDFLTLLLQLEGPDGLSTSEIEDNILTFIGAGHETTARALAWCFYCVANTPAYRETMEQEIDSVLASGADPVDWLGRMPHVLAAFEEALRLYPPAPSINRAAIEEDAWTSPEGERVPIRKGISVLVMPWTLHRHALYWQKPRAFMPERFLPENRDKINRFQYLPFGAGPRVCIGATFALQEAVIALAVLMHRFRFDLTDETHPWPVQRLTTQPRGGLPMKVSARVK
- a CDS encoding DUF1402 family protein, producing the protein MRLTACMLVIFTFCLAAGPSAASGILIVPQGNRHVEQPGVPGASVRRTKAGRTSFDAKYEKVRELLATDRSLVGKIKSVAGAYGIAPIHMVGAIVGEHTYNVDAYDRLQSYYVKAAAYAGDSFQFGHEGESIAEFVERPEFAECAGKKGSYALWSCRERVWDSQFRGHTVAGKSFPNNRFSAVFFQPFFAGQTFGLGQINPLTALMLTDMVSRVSGYERLDESNAAGVYEAIMDPDVSLAYMAASIRHSIDAYRTIAGMDISGNPGLTATLYNVGNPDARAAALAAKNQGGEVHWPEENYYGWLVNDKLAELESLL
- a CDS encoding GNAT family N-acetyltransferase; its protein translation is MRNEPAEVSFEPVAEGHLPMLLAWLSEPHVRQWWGDPDVELGLIRDGCAKGEVDGFVFRVKGEPAGYIQSWVPSEYDEEPWAKDLSGDTPGVDIFIGPPEMTGKGVAAMALRAFAARLFESGAARIVIDPDAGNRRAVRAYAKAGFVPFGEWIDESGRTLLMELKRTEFERNR
- the hslU gene encoding ATP-dependent protease ATPase subunit HslU — protein: MSNFSPREIVSELDRYIIGQKDAKRAVAIALRNRWRRQQLDDELRDEVMPKNILMIGPTGVGKTEISRRLAKLAGAPFVKVEATKFTEVGYVGRDVEQIVRDLVEVGISLVREKRRAEVKAKAHQNAEERVLDALVGTTASPATRDSFRKKLRANELDDKEIEVDVAEAGSPGGAFEIPGMPGANIGVLNLSEMFGKALGGRTKKVKTTVKDSYALLVNDESDKLLDNEQIQREAVAAAENDGIVFLDEIDKIATREGGIGAGVSREGVQRDLLPLVEGTTVATKYGPVKTDHILFIASGAFHVAKPSDLLPELQGRLPIRVELRALTKEDFRRILTETEASLIRQYKALLETEGVALDFTEDAIDALAEVAVQLNANVENIGARRLQTVMERVLDDVSFNAPDRGGQGVTIDAEYVRRHVGDLAANTDLSRYIL
- a CDS encoding hydantoinase/oxoprolinase N-terminal domain-containing protein, which encodes MTPHLLLGIDTGGTYTDAVLFSEATGVVAKAKALTTRHDLAEGVSGAVETVLAKARVPVSAISLVSLSTTLATNALVEGQGGRAGLIMIGFGPEDLKRDGLQEALGSDPVLFLPGGHNVHGGETPLDMSALDETLPDLSSQVSSFAIAGYFAVRNPDHEKRVRDRIREVSHLPVTCSHELSSKLGGPRRALTTLLNARLVSMIDRLIGSCEDFLKARGIDVPMMVVRGDGALISAAEARLRPIETILSGPAASLVGARYLTGLDNAIVSDIGGTTTDVAVLEKGRPRLDAEGAVVGGFRTMVEAVAMRTYGLGGDSEVKINDRGLKARLDLGPRRFLPLSLAAALHGDAVLSVLEKQLRAPHAGRHDGRLAVRTGLPDHLASGLQPQEQALYGRIGMAPVALADLLVSTPQKATLDRLVARGLVHICGLTPSDAMHVLGRQAQWNGEAARLGLEIAARTKDGSGQPIAASVEALAQMIVDRLTRQSSEAILQACLSEDSAAIDPTASLAVDRALKREPGIVRFSISLDRPLVGLGASAPVYYPAIAEMLSTEAAIPEEADVANAVGAVVGQVRATVTVFVTTPEEGIFIVNGAGASERFVDQQEAFGVARRRAETMALESARANGAEEPAAVLREEIDAPEVEGSRKLIEARFIASASGRPRIAHHAF
- the hslV gene encoding ATP-dependent protease subunit HslV, which produces MSEHNPYGTMHATTIITVRKGGKVVMAGDGQVSLGQTVMKGNARKVRRLSKGDVIAGFAGATADAFTLLERLEAKLEQYPDQLMRAAVELAKDWRTNKYLRNLEAMMLVADRTVTLAITGNGDVLEPEHGTIAIGSGGNYAFAAARALMDSDKSAEEIARRALEIAGDICVYTNHNVVVETLDAE